A genomic window from Salvia splendens isolate huo1 chromosome 11, SspV2, whole genome shotgun sequence includes:
- the LOC121754064 gene encoding wax ester synthase/diacylglycerol acyltransferase 3-like isoform X2 produces the protein MENEEEGLEPMSPSAQYLKSSALSLTICGVFEIVDEIDDSVTMSLLKDVFLPINPRFSSIMVTTKKGVKKWKKVEVKLEDHVVTPTFLSGMSVDYYDECFNEYLSKIATEELPLHRPLWEIHIIKYPTKNAAGNVIFKLHHSLGDGYSLMGALLSCLERADDPSVPLTFPSAGTRIRRKSFLRRIPRFFTGIVYTCQDFGWSLFKSTLIKDDNSPIRSGVDGVEFRPIATTTTTISIDQLKQIKSKLNVTINDVVTGVIMMGTRLYMQKADEESIKSNTTALVLLNTRAIGGYKSIDEMIKPKSDSPWGNRFAFLQVPMPKLTRDELLDPLGFVKKAHRIIKRQKNSAAVYLTGQLLRFITMVKGHEATARHIHTTLKNTSMAISNLVGPVEQVALANHTSKGLYFVVAGPPQSLSITMVSYMGKLRIALTAEKGFIDQNKLKSCIEYALEVISKAALEA, from the exons ATGGAGAATGAAGAAGAAGGTTTGGAGCCAATGAGTCCAAGTGCTCAATACTTGAAGAGCTCTGCCTTATCACTCACAATATGTGGAGTTTTCGAAATCGTAGATGAAATTGATGATTCAGTCACTATGTCTCTCCTCAAAGACGTTTTCTTGCCTATAAACCCTCGTTTCTCCTCGATTATG GTTACTACCAAAAAAGGGGTaaagaaatggaaaaaagtGGAGGTCAAACTAGAAGACCACGTTGTCACCCCGACTTTCCTTAGTGGAATGTCGGTGGACTACTACGACGAATGTTTCAACGAGTATTTGTCGAAAATAGCGACGGAAGAACTCCCACTGCACCGGCCGCTCTGGGAGATCCACATAATCAAATACCCTACCAAGAACGCAGCGGGAAACGTGATCTTCAAGCTCCACCACTCGTTAGGCGATGGCTACTCCCTAATGGGAGCCCTCCTCTCTTGCCTCGAGCGTGCGGACGATCCGTCTGTGCCGCTAACGTTTCCGTCAGCGGGCACCAGAATCCGCCGCAAAAGCTTTTTGCGACGGATTCCTAGGTTTTTTACTGGCATCGTTTACACGTGTCAGGATTTTGGGTGGAGCCTCTTCAAGAGCACCTTGATTAAGGACGATAATTCGCCGATTAGATCGGGTGTTGATGGGGTGGAATTCCGGCCGATCGCAACGACTACGACGACGATTTCTATtgatcaactcaaacaaatcaAGAGCAAGCTCAATGTG ACTATTAATGATGTTGTTACTGGTGTGATAATGATGGGGACTCGACTATACATGCAAA AAGCAGATGAAGAATCAATTAAATCAAACACAACAGCCTTAGTGTTGCTCAATACTAGGGCTATTGGAGGGTACAAATCAATCGATGAGATGATCAAACCTAAGTCGGATTCACCCTGGGGCAACCGGTTCGCCTTCTTACAAGTTCCCATGCCTAAATTGACTCGAGACGAGCTTCTCGACCCGCTCGGTTTTGTTAAGAAAGCTCACCGGATCATCAAGAGGCAGAAGAACTCTGCCGCGGTTTACCTAACCGGGCAGCTTCTTCGTTTTATTACAATGGTCAAAGGACATGAG GCAACGGCTCGACATATCCACACAACACTAAAGAACACGAGCATGGCGATTTCGAATTTGGTCGGGCCTGTAGAACAAGTGGCATTGGCCAATCACACTTCTAAGGGATTGTACTTCGTCGTCGCAGGGCCACCTCAG AGTCTATCGATAACAATGGTAAGCTACATGGGAAAGTTGAGGATCGCATTaacagcagagaaaggattcATTGACCAAAACAAATTGAAGTCATGTATCGAATATGCTTTGGAGGTTATCAGCAAAGCTGCCCTTGAAGCTTAG
- the LOC121754064 gene encoding wax ester synthase/diacylglycerol acyltransferase 3-like isoform X1, translated as MENEEEGLEPMSPSAQYLKSSALSLTICGVFEIVDEIDDSVTMSLLKDVFLPINPRFSSIMVTTKKGVKKWKKVEVKLEDHVVTPTFLSGMSVDYYDECFNEYLSKIATEELPLHRPLWEIHIIKYPTKNAAGNVIFKLHHSLGDGYSLMGALLSCLERADDPSVPLTFPSAGTRIRRKSFLRRIPRFFTGIVYTCQDFGWSLFKSTLIKDDNSPIRSGVDGVEFRPIATTTTTISIDQLKQIKSKLNVTINDVVTGVIMMGTRLYMQKADEESIKSNTTALVLLNTRAIGGYKSIDEMIKPKSDSPWGNRFAFLQVPMPKLTRDELLDPLGFVKKAHRIIKRQKNSAAVYLTGQLLRFITMVKGHEATARHIHTTLKNTSMAISNLVGPVEQVALANHTSKGLYFVVAGPPQSLSITMVSYMGKLRIALTAEKGFIDQNKLKSCIEYALEVISKAALEA; from the exons ATGGAGAATGAAGAAGAAGGTTTGGAGCCAATGAGTCCAAGTGCTCAATACTTGAAGAGCTCTGCCTTATCACTCACAATATGTGGAGTTTTCGAAATCGTAGATGAAATTGATGATTCAGTCACTATGTCTCTCCTCAAAGACGTTTTCTTGCCTATAAACCCTCGTTTCTCCTCGATTATG GTTACTACCAAAAAAGGGGTaaagaaatggaaaaaagtGGAGGTCAAACTAGAAGACCACGTTGTCACCCCGACTTTCCTTAGTGGAATGTCGGTGGACTACTACGACGAATGTTTCAACGAGTATTTGTCGAAAATAGCGACGGAAGAACTCCCACTGCACCGGCCGCTCTGGGAGATCCACATAATCAAATACCCTACCAAGAACGCAGCGGGAAACGTGATCTTCAAGCTCCACCACTCGTTAGGCGATGGCTACTCCCTAATGGGAGCCCTCCTCTCTTGCCTCGAGCGTGCGGACGATCCGTCTGTGCCGCTAACGTTTCCGTCAGCGGGCACCAGAATCCGCCGCAAAAGCTTTTTGCGACGGATTCCTAGGTTTTTTACTGGCATCGTTTACACGTGTCAGGATTTTGGGTGGAGCCTCTTCAAGAGCACCTTGATTAAGGACGATAATTCGCCGATTAGATCGGGTGTTGATGGGGTGGAATTCCGGCCGATCGCAACGACTACGACGACGATTTCTATtgatcaactcaaacaaatcaAGAGCAAGCTCAATGTG ACTATTAATGATGTTGTTACTGGTGTGATAATGATGGGGACTCGACTATA CATGCAAAAAGCAGATGAAGAATCAATTAAATCAAACACAACAGCCTTAGTGTTGCTCAATACTAGGGCTATTGGAGGGTACAAATCAATCGATGAGATGATCAAACCTAAGTCGGATTCACCCTGGGGCAACCGGTTCGCCTTCTTACAAGTTCCCATGCCTAAATTGACTCGAGACGAGCTTCTCGACCCGCTCGGTTTTGTTAAGAAAGCTCACCGGATCATCAAGAGGCAGAAGAACTCTGCCGCGGTTTACCTAACCGGGCAGCTTCTTCGTTTTATTACAATGGTCAAAGGACATGAG GCAACGGCTCGACATATCCACACAACACTAAAGAACACGAGCATGGCGATTTCGAATTTGGTCGGGCCTGTAGAACAAGTGGCATTGGCCAATCACACTTCTAAGGGATTGTACTTCGTCGTCGCAGGGCCACCTCAG AGTCTATCGATAACAATGGTAAGCTACATGGGAAAGTTGAGGATCGCATTaacagcagagaaaggattcATTGACCAAAACAAATTGAAGTCATGTATCGAATATGCTTTGGAGGTTATCAGCAAAGCTGCCCTTGAAGCTTAG
- the LOC121756016 gene encoding extensin-like, with product MELTRSGPFFFISGHDQRCENSQKLTDVVLSDHHAPSSTAPSLSPSAKTPSHAPPLHPPSHSPSPAAQKDSLPLPHSPSPITPAHAPPPSNYSPSPSPTAQTQTHAPPTQMPAPAPV from the exons atggag CTCACTCGATCCGGCCCCTTCTTCTTCATCAGCGGCCACGACCAACGATGCGAAAACAGCCAAAAATTGACCGACGTTGTCCTCTCCGATCACCACGCGCCGTCCTCCACCGCCCCTTCTCTATCCCCATCCGCCAAAACCCCATCTCACGCGCCTCCGCTCCACCCACCGTCTCACTCTCCATCACCCGCCGCTCAAAAAGACTCTCTACCACTCCCCCACTCGCCCTCACCCATAACCCCAGCTCACGCGCCGCCGCCCTCCAATTACTCGCCCTCACCTTCCCCCACCGCCCAAACCCAAACTCACGCGCCGCCTACTCAGATGCCGGCGCCGGCTCCCGTTTGA
- the LOC121753562 gene encoding transmembrane E3 ubiquitin-protein ligase FLY1-like isoform X2, with product MFPDSANSSSKFADFRKSSGNSVLELISTPTKITGVHYVQGVIIFHDVFDNENDVRGSQIRVEGVYIWPFRQLRMVANSGKESEFGQEDDYLLSNPYHLLGVFSSQVFQESPREKIWKRKHSPIYEMEKHCNIEISAQISRVSSRNNGGDQDKYYLEGLMESPSVDDDVDCFSPMLLNATSVNVEVYYNKAVNYTLMVTFISFLEVLLLIRQMEHSNTQSGAAKVSLVMIGHQAIMDAYLCLLHLTAGILVESLFNAFATAAFFKFVVFSIFEMRYLLAIWKANRPSNNGENWEAMRRELSVLYSRFYGILLGGILVMYEFHNFLRIILLLLHSFWIPQIVINVVRDSRKPLHPHYILGMTLTRIFIPLYVFGCPHNFMRIEPDGTWCICLALFMGLQVFILLLQHYLGSRWFIPRQILPEKYSYYRRFFQGSNHATDCVICMTAIDLSQRSNDCMVTPCDHFFHGSCLQRWMDIKMECPTCRRPLPPA from the exons ATGTTTCCAGATTCCGCAAATAGCTCTTCCAAGTTCGCTGATTTTAGGAAGTCCAGTGGCAATTCGGTACTAGAGCTAATCAGTACACCGACAAAAATAACAGGTGTACACTATGTGCAG GGAGTTATAATTTTCCATGATGTGTTTGACAACGAGAATGATGTTCGCGGATCTCAAATCAGGGTAGAGGGTGTGTATATATGGCCTTTCCGACAACTAAGGATGGTGGCTAACAG CGGAAAAGAGAGTGAGTTTGGGCAAGAAGATGACTATTTATTGTCGAACCCTTATCACTTG CTCGGAGTTTTCTCGTCCCAGGTGTTTCAGGAATCTCCGCGAGAAAAAATCTGGAAGAGGAAACATT CCCCAATTTACGAAATGGAGAAACACTGCAACATTGAAATCTCTGCACAAATTTCACGAGTGTCTTCTAGAAATAATG GTGGAGATCAAGATAAGTATTATCTAGAAGGACTAATGGAGAGCCCTTCAGTGGATGACGACGTAGATTGCTTCTCGCCCATGCTCTTAAATGCGACTTCTGTCAACGTCGAGGTCTACTATAACAAAGCAGTTAACTACACTTTGATGGTCACCTTT ATATCTTTCCTCGAAGTTCTGTTGTTGATCCGGCAAATGGAACACAGCAACACCCAATCA GGGGCTGCCAAAGTCTCGCTTGTGATGATCGGTCATCAGGCAATAATGGATGCTTATCTCTGCCTTCTGCATCTCACTGCCGGAATTTTAGTCG AATCTCTATTTAACGCTTTTGCAACTGCTGCGTTTTTCAAGTTCGTCGTCTTCTCAATATTTGAAATGCGGTACCTACTTGCGATCTGGAAGGCGAACAGACCATCAAACAACGGAGAGAATTGGGAGGCTATGAGGCGCGAGCTCTCAGTTCTTTACAGTCGTTTTT ACGGGATCCTCCTGGGCGGCATTCTTGTCATGTACGAGTTTCACAATTTTCTGCGGAtcatccttctcctcctccacTCGTTCTGGATTCCGCAAATAGTGATTAACGTAGTTCGTGACTCGAGGAAGCCATTGCATCCTCATTACATCCTAGGGATGACTCTAACTCGAATTTTTATTCCGTTATACGTATTCGGCTGCCCACATAATTTCATGCGAATAGAGCCCGACGGAACGTGGTGCATCTGTCTAGCCCTTTTTATGGGTCTGCAAGTCTTCATTCTCCTCCTACAGCATTACCTCGGGTCCCGTTGGTTCATTCCTCGCCAG ATTTTACCGGAGAAATATAGCTACTACAGGCGATTCTTTCAAGGGTCGAACCACGCCACGGATTGTGTCATTTGCATGACCGCAATCGACCTCAGCCAACGCTCGAACGATTGCATG GTGACGCCGTGCGACCATTTCTTTCACGGCAGCTGTTTGCAGAGATGGATGGACATAAAAATGGAATGCCCAACCTGCCGCCGTCCCCTTCCGCCTGCGTAG
- the LOC121753562 gene encoding transmembrane E3 ubiquitin-protein ligase FLY2-like isoform X1, which yields MGVMESWNFWGVLFRIGFGVLVVTWPVSGLRPLRQRRPWGEEWLPIGKEKQELGPFSSWNITGTYKGSWMFPDSANSSSKFADFRKSSGNSVLELISTPTKITGVHYVQGVIIFHDVFDNENDVRGSQIRVEGVYIWPFRQLRMVANSGKESEFGQEDDYLLSNPYHLLGVFSSQVFQESPREKIWKRKHSPIYEMEKHCNIEISAQISRVSSRNNGGDQDKYYLEGLMESPSVDDDVDCFSPMLLNATSVNVEVYYNKAVNYTLMVTFISFLEVLLLIRQMEHSNTQSGAAKVSLVMIGHQAIMDAYLCLLHLTAGILVESLFNAFATAAFFKFVVFSIFEMRYLLAIWKANRPSNNGENWEAMRRELSVLYSRFYGILLGGILVMYEFHNFLRIILLLLHSFWIPQIVINVVRDSRKPLHPHYILGMTLTRIFIPLYVFGCPHNFMRIEPDGTWCICLALFMGLQVFILLLQHYLGSRWFIPRQILPEKYSYYRRFFQGSNHATDCVICMTAIDLSQRSNDCMVTPCDHFFHGSCLQRWMDIKMECPTCRRPLPPA from the exons ATGGGTGTGATGGAAAGTTGGAATTTTTGGGGGGTTTTGTTTCGGATTGGTTTTGGGGTTTTAGTGGTGACGTGGCCTGTGAGTGGTTTGAGGCCTCTAAGGCAGAGACGGCCTTGGGGTGAAGAG TGGCTTCCTATAGGTAAGGAAAAGCAAGAATTAGGGCCGTTTTCTTCTTGGAATATAACAGGGACATATAAAG GGAGCTGGATGTTTCCAGATTCCGCAAATAGCTCTTCCAAGTTCGCTGATTTTAGGAAGTCCAGTGGCAATTCGGTACTAGAGCTAATCAGTACACCGACAAAAATAACAGGTGTACACTATGTGCAG GGAGTTATAATTTTCCATGATGTGTTTGACAACGAGAATGATGTTCGCGGATCTCAAATCAGGGTAGAGGGTGTGTATATATGGCCTTTCCGACAACTAAGGATGGTGGCTAACAG CGGAAAAGAGAGTGAGTTTGGGCAAGAAGATGACTATTTATTGTCGAACCCTTATCACTTG CTCGGAGTTTTCTCGTCCCAGGTGTTTCAGGAATCTCCGCGAGAAAAAATCTGGAAGAGGAAACATT CCCCAATTTACGAAATGGAGAAACACTGCAACATTGAAATCTCTGCACAAATTTCACGAGTGTCTTCTAGAAATAATG GTGGAGATCAAGATAAGTATTATCTAGAAGGACTAATGGAGAGCCCTTCAGTGGATGACGACGTAGATTGCTTCTCGCCCATGCTCTTAAATGCGACTTCTGTCAACGTCGAGGTCTACTATAACAAAGCAGTTAACTACACTTTGATGGTCACCTTT ATATCTTTCCTCGAAGTTCTGTTGTTGATCCGGCAAATGGAACACAGCAACACCCAATCA GGGGCTGCCAAAGTCTCGCTTGTGATGATCGGTCATCAGGCAATAATGGATGCTTATCTCTGCCTTCTGCATCTCACTGCCGGAATTTTAGTCG AATCTCTATTTAACGCTTTTGCAACTGCTGCGTTTTTCAAGTTCGTCGTCTTCTCAATATTTGAAATGCGGTACCTACTTGCGATCTGGAAGGCGAACAGACCATCAAACAACGGAGAGAATTGGGAGGCTATGAGGCGCGAGCTCTCAGTTCTTTACAGTCGTTTTT ACGGGATCCTCCTGGGCGGCATTCTTGTCATGTACGAGTTTCACAATTTTCTGCGGAtcatccttctcctcctccacTCGTTCTGGATTCCGCAAATAGTGATTAACGTAGTTCGTGACTCGAGGAAGCCATTGCATCCTCATTACATCCTAGGGATGACTCTAACTCGAATTTTTATTCCGTTATACGTATTCGGCTGCCCACATAATTTCATGCGAATAGAGCCCGACGGAACGTGGTGCATCTGTCTAGCCCTTTTTATGGGTCTGCAAGTCTTCATTCTCCTCCTACAGCATTACCTCGGGTCCCGTTGGTTCATTCCTCGCCAG ATTTTACCGGAGAAATATAGCTACTACAGGCGATTCTTTCAAGGGTCGAACCACGCCACGGATTGTGTCATTTGCATGACCGCAATCGACCTCAGCCAACGCTCGAACGATTGCATG GTGACGCCGTGCGACCATTTCTTTCACGGCAGCTGTTTGCAGAGATGGATGGACATAAAAATGGAATGCCCAACCTGCCGCCGTCCCCTTCCGCCTGCGTAG